One stretch of Brevibacillus laterosporus DNA includes these proteins:
- the asbD gene encoding petrobactin biosynthesis protein AsbD, translating to MKREERIEQIKEIVTKKLKLTHVVNLDESMRLQEDLLIDSIMLLQLIVYIEEDLQLMVPAKELDPRTFLTVGSLLDFIEQLQPVSSNALSPATNK from the coding sequence ATGAAGCGTGAGGAAAGAATAGAACAGATAAAAGAGATAGTTACGAAAAAGCTAAAATTGACTCACGTTGTCAACTTAGATGAATCCATGCGTTTACAGGAAGATTTATTGATTGATTCGATCATGCTCCTTCAGTTGATTGTTTATATTGAGGAAGATTTGCAATTGATGGTTCCGGCAAAAGAACTGGACCCACGAACTTTTCTTACTGTTGGGTCATTGCTTGACTTTATCGAGCAGTTGCAGCCAGTTAGCTCTAATGCTCTATCGCCTGCTACTAATAAATAG
- a CDS encoding Petrobactin biosynthesis protein AsbE, with the protein MIKVHCLISCFCEVIKRYTHVDYRPYYFGVWDADFVKKEDGVLTYYTDNHEPIINGFEHLFSAKVQEWYDSDKEKESNLQTFLELLDSHNEHQFVLVQIDMSLIPERDNKFALKPFPHFLMISKTENEDEWFMFDPDFRWEGNVKKSTVIEAFLQNPFGGGYLFDARDIVAPSYEKSEQYFHATFQRNHNEFTSSLKALITDMAEEKNGYSLDMLLPAVKQVKVIAIRKYSYEYAFLFFKDYLQYSRDEFLRLAYQIEDVVQAFTTAQYLAVKMSMTKNLALLPPIIEALDEADAIELQIKEELERQFVQWTLIDREAVTLNEEEWR; encoded by the coding sequence ATGATTAAGGTTCATTGCTTAATTAGTTGCTTTTGTGAAGTAATCAAACGATACACTCATGTGGACTACCGGCCCTATTATTTTGGTGTCTGGGATGCTGATTTTGTTAAGAAGGAAGATGGGGTTCTTACCTACTATACGGACAATCATGAACCAATTATAAATGGATTTGAACACCTTTTTAGTGCCAAAGTACAGGAATGGTACGATTCTGATAAAGAAAAAGAAAGTAATTTGCAAACCTTTTTAGAGTTACTTGATTCTCACAATGAGCATCAGTTTGTGCTTGTACAGATTGACATGTCACTTATACCCGAACGTGATAATAAGTTCGCCCTAAAACCGTTTCCTCATTTTTTGATGATTTCTAAAACAGAGAACGAGGACGAGTGGTTTATGTTCGACCCAGATTTTCGTTGGGAGGGAAATGTAAAAAAGTCAACGGTCATAGAAGCTTTTTTGCAAAATCCATTCGGAGGCGGCTATTTGTTTGATGCTAGGGATATCGTAGCACCTTCCTATGAAAAGAGTGAGCAGTACTTCCATGCCACATTTCAGCGGAATCACAATGAATTTACCAGCAGTCTGAAAGCACTAATCACAGATATGGCAGAGGAGAAGAATGGATATTCTCTCGATATGCTACTACCGGCTGTAAAACAGGTGAAAGTGATTGCGATTCGTAAATATAGTTATGAGTATGCGTTTCTATTTTTTAAAGATTATTTACAATATTCCCGTGATGAATTTTTACGGTTGGCCTATCAAATTGAAGATGTTGTACAGGCTTTTACAACGGCACAATATCTGGCAGTTAAAATGTCTATGACTAAAAATCTAGCACTGCTACCGCCTATCATCGAGGCTCTGGATGAAGCAGACGCGATTGAGCTACAAATTAAGGAAGAACTAGAGAGACAGTTCGTACAGTGGACGCTGATAGATAGAGAAGCTGTGACCCTAAATGAAGAGGAATGGAGGTAA
- a CDS encoding sugar phosphate isomerase/epimerase: protein MKFSLCTISFRHQLISFADMVEYARYHDFDGIELWGIHAQHLYDGDREKAEEQLRTLAKHDMQVSMLSDYLDISSHQPFSKTLDKGKRLISLAKWLGVNRIRTFAGQKASVEVSANERALYVKHLSELCDLCGDNGMELLLETHPNTLTDDLPSTLTLLEEINHKSMAINLDFLHVWESGADPIESFEKLQPWVRHYHLKNIVSSEHLGVFQPNNVYSPSGSREGIVPLAYGAVDYSSILDVIAKTEHFASIEWFGPNPAKVLSEEVKWLRQQVPVQSLSLL, encoded by the coding sequence ATGAAATTCTCGCTATGCACAATTTCTTTTCGCCATCAGCTAATCTCTTTTGCCGATATGGTTGAATATGCTAGGTATCATGATTTTGACGGTATCGAATTATGGGGTATTCACGCTCAGCACTTGTATGATGGGGATCGAGAAAAAGCAGAAGAACAGCTTCGGACCTTAGCAAAACACGACATGCAGGTATCGATGCTCAGCGACTATTTAGATATATCTTCACACCAACCATTCTCAAAAACATTGGATAAAGGCAAACGGTTGATCTCCTTAGCTAAATGGTTAGGGGTCAATCGAATACGGACGTTTGCTGGGCAGAAGGCAAGTGTTGAGGTATCTGCCAATGAGCGTGCGCTATATGTAAAGCATTTGAGCGAACTATGCGATCTTTGCGGTGATAATGGGATGGAATTGCTTTTAGAGACCCACCCCAACACACTGACTGATGACTTGCCCTCGACGCTGACTTTACTAGAAGAAATTAATCATAAATCAATGGCAATCAATCTCGATTTTCTGCATGTCTGGGAATCTGGCGCTGATCCAATTGAAAGCTTTGAAAAGCTACAACCATGGGTGCGCCACTATCATTTGAAAAATATCGTTTCTTCTGAGCATCTCGGTGTTTTTCAGCCTAATAACGTGTATTCACCAAGTGGAAGTCGAGAAGGAATTGTACCTTTAGCATATGGGGCAGTAGACTATAGTTCTATTCTAGATGTTATTGCCAAGACAGAGCATTTTGCTTCTATTGAATGGTTTGGCCCAAACCCAGCCAAAGTATTGAGCGAAGAGGTGAAGTGGTTACGCCAACAGGTGCCTGTTCAGTCATTAAGTCTTTTATAA